A region of Mesorhizobium sp. AR02 DNA encodes the following proteins:
- a CDS encoding aspartate-semialdehyde dehydrogenase, translated as MSFKVAVVGATGNVGREMLNILEERGFPVSEVVALASRRSQGTEVSFGDRTLKVRTLDQYDFSDTDICIMSAGGNVSKEWSPKIGKQGCVVIDNSSAFRYDQDVPLIVPEVNPDAISLFTRKNIIANPNCSTAQLVVALKPLHDFATIKRVVVATYQSVSGAGKEGMDELFTQTRAVFVADQVDVKKFTKRIAFNVIPHIDVFLDDGFTKEEWKMVAETKKMLDPKIKLTATCVRVPVFIGHSEAVNIEFEKPITADEARDILRDAPGCQVLDKREDGGYITPLESAGEDATFISRIREDSTVDNGLSMWIVSDNLRKGAALNAVQIAELLVERGLIQPKKKAA; from the coding sequence ATGAGTTTCAAGGTTGCAGTCGTCGGCGCCACGGGCAATGTGGGCCGGGAAATGCTCAACATACTGGAAGAGCGCGGCTTTCCGGTAAGCGAAGTCGTGGCGCTGGCCTCGCGGCGCAGCCAGGGCACGGAAGTGTCGTTCGGCGACCGCACGCTGAAGGTCCGGACGCTGGACCAGTACGATTTTTCTGACACCGACATTTGCATCATGTCGGCTGGCGGCAACGTCTCCAAGGAATGGTCGCCGAAGATCGGCAAGCAAGGCTGCGTCGTCATCGATAATTCGTCGGCCTTCCGCTACGACCAGGACGTGCCGCTGATCGTGCCGGAAGTGAACCCGGACGCGATCTCGCTGTTCACGCGCAAGAACATCATCGCCAACCCGAACTGCTCGACGGCGCAGCTGGTCGTGGCGCTGAAGCCCTTGCACGATTTCGCCACCATCAAGCGCGTCGTCGTCGCCACCTACCAGTCGGTGTCAGGCGCCGGCAAGGAAGGCATGGACGAGCTCTTTACCCAGACCCGCGCGGTCTTCGTCGCCGACCAGGTCGACGTCAAGAAGTTCACCAAGCGCATCGCCTTCAACGTCATTCCGCATATCGATGTCTTCCTCGACGACGGCTTCACCAAGGAAGAGTGGAAGATGGTCGCCGAGACCAAGAAGATGCTCGATCCCAAGATCAAGCTGACGGCGACCTGCGTGCGCGTGCCGGTGTTCATCGGCCATTCGGAAGCGGTCAACATCGAATTCGAAAAGCCGATCACCGCCGACGAGGCGCGCGACATCCTGCGCGACGCTCCCGGCTGCCAGGTCTTGGACAAGCGCGAGGACGGCGGCTACATCACGCCGCTGGAATCGGCTGGCGAGGACGCCACCTTCATCTCGCGCATCCGCGAGGATTCGACCGTCGACAACGGCCTGTCGATGTGGATCGTCTCCGACAATCTGCGCAAGGGCGCGGCCCTCAACGCCGTGCAGATCGCCGAGCTTTTGGTCGAGCGTGGCCTGATCCAGCCGAAGAAGAAGGCGGCTTAG
- a CDS encoding GNAT family N-acetyltransferase, with translation MTNTQPVDIILRPAISSDAAAIAKLMRAALGSFDWMPVIHTPAEDLAFIRDIVLPRQQVTVAEADEEIVGFIAVSGDWVEQLYLDPAWTGQGIGSRLLMDATAALPIVKLHCFQSNTGARRFYERHGFRAESFGDGSTNEEGLPDILYVRRR, from the coding sequence ATGACTAACACTCAGCCCGTAGATATCATCCTACGCCCGGCCATCAGCTCAGACGCCGCCGCCATCGCAAAACTCATGCGGGCGGCACTTGGCTCATTCGACTGGATGCCGGTCATCCATACGCCAGCCGAGGATCTCGCCTTCATCCGGGATATCGTGCTGCCACGGCAGCAGGTGACGGTCGCCGAGGCTGACGAGGAGATTGTCGGCTTTATTGCCGTCAGTGGCGATTGGGTGGAACAGCTCTATCTCGACCCGGCCTGGACGGGGCAAGGCATCGGCAGCCGGTTGCTGATGGACGCGACCGCTGCCCTGCCGATCGTGAAGCTCCATTGCTTCCAATCCAACACCGGCGCCCGGCGTTTCTATGAGCGCCATGGGTTCCGTGCTGAGTCGTTTGGCGATGGCTCGACCAACGAGGAAGGATTGCCGGACATCCTTTATGTCCGAAGGCGCTAA
- a CDS encoding ACT domain-containing protein, whose product MTGETDLKTLLASMTPESLDGIYVFATLAPDVPQPEGLEPVMVFREREGLTLIVTEEAAKAAGLTASFRCRMITLNIHSSLEAVGFLAAITTRLAAAGMGVNPVSAFYHDHLFIPAERAQEAMELLHQLAKDSTS is encoded by the coding sequence ATGACCGGCGAAACCGATCTGAAGACACTGTTGGCATCGATGACGCCGGAATCGCTCGACGGCATTTATGTCTTCGCCACGCTGGCGCCTGATGTTCCCCAGCCGGAAGGCCTGGAGCCGGTGATGGTGTTTCGCGAGCGCGAAGGCCTGACACTGATCGTGACCGAGGAGGCGGCAAAGGCGGCCGGGCTGACCGCCTCGTTCCGCTGCCGGATGATCACGCTGAATATCCATTCCTCGCTGGAAGCAGTCGGCTTCCTCGCCGCTATCACCACACGGCTGGCCGCTGCCGGCATGGGCGTCAATCCGGTCTCGGCGTTCTACCATGACCATCTGTTCATCCCCGCCGAGCGGGCGCAGGAGGCGATGGAGCTGCTGCATCAGCTCGCCAAGGACAGCACCAGCTGA
- a CDS encoding ArsR/SmtB family transcription factor → MATDALSLTLAALADPTRRAILARLSLGEASVTELAEPFAMSGPAVSKHLKVLERAGLVARGRDAQFRPRRLQPEPLREIDAWLESYRMLWDGRFDRLETYLQALQKGNLDGGHN, encoded by the coding sequence ATGGCAACCGACGCACTCAGCCTGACCTTGGCCGCACTGGCCGATCCGACGCGACGCGCCATCCTGGCACGGCTCTCGCTTGGTGAGGCTTCGGTGACCGAGCTGGCCGAACCCTTCGCCATGAGTGGTCCCGCGGTGTCGAAGCATCTGAAGGTGCTGGAGCGTGCCGGTCTGGTGGCACGCGGCCGCGACGCGCAGTTCCGGCCGCGCCGCCTGCAGCCGGAGCCATTGCGCGAGATCGACGCATGGCTGGAATCCTATCGCATGCTGTGGGACGGGCGGTTCGACCGGCTCGAAACCTATCTGCAGGCTTTGCAGAAAGGAAATCTCGACGGCGGCCATAATTGA
- a CDS encoding SRPBCC domain-containing protein — protein sequence MADQSIELPSDDPVIVITRTFDAPRALMFKLFTDPYHLVRFWGPEGSSYPVCEMDVRPGGEWRLTMRFADGSEYPTNSVYLEIAPPERIVYRDAPLDRAQWQDSLPPAQMVTTILFEDVGGGTRIVANIRASSIAARDMAVKMGFGQMVMASYARLEAYLKTL from the coding sequence GTGGCAGATCAATCGATAGAACTTCCATCCGATGACCCCGTTATCGTCATCACCAGGACGTTCGATGCGCCGCGCGCACTGATGTTCAAGCTGTTTACCGATCCCTATCACCTGGTTCGGTTCTGGGGGCCGGAAGGATCGAGTTATCCGGTCTGCGAGATGGATGTGAGGCCGGGCGGCGAATGGCGCCTGACCATGCGCTTTGCCGACGGCAGCGAATATCCGACCAACAGCGTCTATCTCGAAATCGCCCCGCCGGAACGGATCGTCTATCGCGATGCGCCGCTCGACCGCGCCCAGTGGCAGGACAGCCTGCCGCCGGCGCAGATGGTGACGACGATCCTGTTCGAGGATGTCGGCGGCGGGACGCGGATCGTCGCCAACATCCGCGCCAGCTCGATCGCCGCCCGCGACATGGCGGTGAAGATGGGCTTCGGCCAGATGGTCATGGCGAGCTATGCGCGCCTGGAGGCCTATCTCAAGACGCTTTGA
- a CDS encoding DoxX family protein has translation MTISHTAPVSSGALWTGRVLSGIIILFMIFDGVIKLPPLDIVTQTMVPLGWPADPNVARMLGVIGLVSTALYAWPRTSVLGAILLTAYMGGAIATKVRIDSPLFSHTLFGVYLGIILWGGLYLRDPKVRALIPFSR, from the coding sequence ATGACCATTTCTCATACCGCGCCCGTCTCGTCCGGCGCCCTGTGGACCGGCCGCGTGTTGAGCGGCATCATCATCCTGTTCATGATCTTCGACGGCGTCATCAAATTGCCGCCGCTCGACATCGTCACCCAGACGATGGTGCCGCTGGGCTGGCCGGCCGATCCGAATGTCGCACGCATGCTCGGCGTCATCGGCCTGGTCTCGACGGCGCTCTATGCATGGCCGCGCACCTCCGTGCTCGGCGCTATCCTGCTCACCGCCTATATGGGCGGCGCCATCGCCACCAAGGTACGCATCGACAGCCCGCTGTTCTCGCACACGCTGTTCGGCGTCTATCTCGGCATCATCCTGTGGGGTGGCCTCTATCTGCGTGACCCCAAGGTGCGCGCGCTGATCCCGTTCAGCCGATAA
- a CDS encoding SRPBCC family protein, translating into MFSTILIILVVIIAAVLTYAATRPNDFVTTRTANIKAPPEAIFPLINDFSRWPTWSPYEKLDPNMKRTLSGAQSGKGAVYAWEGNGKAGKGRMEIVNSVPSSLVSLKLDFEKPFRANNSVDFTLTQSGDTTAVSWAMRGSRPFIAKLMGLFMNFDTLIGRDFEVGLANLKRNTEA; encoded by the coding sequence ATGTTCAGCACCATCCTCATTATCCTGGTCGTCATCATCGCCGCCGTCCTCACCTACGCCGCGACACGGCCCAATGATTTCGTCACCACCCGCACCGCCAACATCAAGGCGCCGCCGGAAGCGATCTTTCCGCTGATCAACGATTTCAGCCGCTGGCCGACATGGTCGCCTTATGAAAAGCTCGACCCCAACATGAAGCGGACGCTCTCGGGCGCTCAAAGCGGAAAGGGCGCCGTCTATGCCTGGGAGGGCAATGGCAAGGCCGGCAAGGGGCGCATGGAGATCGTCAATTCGGTGCCGTCCTCGCTGGTGTCGCTCAAGCTCGATTTCGAGAAGCCGTTCCGCGCCAACAACAGCGTCGACTTCACCTTGACGCAATCGGGTGACACCACCGCCGTCAGCTGGGCGATGCGCGGCAGCCGGCCCTTCATCGCCAAGCTGATGGGCCTGTTCATGAATTTCGACACGCTGATCGGCCGGGATTTCGAGGTCGGCCTCGCCAATCTGAAGCGCAACACCGAGGCATGA
- a CDS encoding YMGG-like glycine zipper-containing protein, with amino-acid sequence MKKILTILVLTTVLGACSQTEKGAAVGGLGGAAIGAAVAGNPVQGAVVGGAVGAVAGALIGHASESGQCRYRDRHGRVYVDRCPSGY; translated from the coding sequence ATGAAGAAAATCTTGACCATTCTCGTGTTGACGACGGTGCTGGGCGCGTGCTCGCAAACGGAAAAAGGCGCTGCTGTAGGCGGCCTTGGTGGTGCCGCGATCGGCGCAGCCGTGGCCGGAAATCCGGTCCAAGGTGCTGTCGTCGGAGGCGCGGTTGGCGCCGTTGCGGGTGCCCTGATTGGGCACGCCAGCGAAAGCGGCCAATGCCGCTACCGAGACCGTCACGGCCGTGTCTATGTCGACCGCTGCCCGAGCGGCTACTGA
- the rpsP gene encoding 30S ribosomal protein S16, producing the protein MALKIRLARAGSKKRPYYHVVVADARSPRDGRFIESLGSWNPLLPKDGERVKVDADRVKHWLSHGAQPTDRVLRFLDEAGIAKRDARSNPKKAEPGKKAQERAALLKKAQEDAAAAVAAAAAAPAEAEAATAE; encoded by the coding sequence ATGGCACTGAAGATCAGACTGGCCCGCGCGGGCTCGAAGAAGCGTCCTTACTACCACGTCGTCGTTGCCGACGCCCGTTCGCCGCGCGACGGCCGGTTCATCGAGTCGCTCGGCTCGTGGAACCCGCTGCTGCCCAAGGACGGCGAGCGCGTCAAGGTCGACGCCGACCGCGTCAAGCATTGGCTGTCGCACGGCGCCCAGCCGACCGACCGCGTGCTGCGCTTCCTCGACGAGGCCGGCATTGCCAAGCGCGACGCCCGCTCCAACCCGAAGAAGGCCGAGCCCGGCAAGAAGGCGCAGGAACGCGCCGCCCTTCTGAAGAAGGCGCAGGAAGACGCTGCCGCCGCCGTTGCGGCCGCTGCCGCAGCTCCCGCCGAGGCGGAAGCCGCCACCGCCGAATAA
- a CDS encoding chorismate mutase — translation MNEEKDMADARTILAGYRASIDNIDAALIHMLAERFRCTKAVGVLKAEHGLPPADPAREQQQIARLRQLAKDAHLDPDFAEKFLNFVVREVIRHHEQIAAANGVTKTG, via the coding sequence ATGAACGAAGAAAAAGACATGGCCGACGCACGCACCATCCTGGCCGGCTACCGCGCCTCGATTGACAACATCGATGCCGCCCTCATCCATATGCTGGCCGAGCGCTTCCGCTGCACCAAGGCGGTCGGCGTGCTCAAGGCCGAGCATGGCCTGCCGCCGGCCGACCCGGCGCGCGAGCAGCAGCAGATCGCCCGTCTTCGCCAGCTGGCCAAGGATGCGCATCTCGACCCCGATTTCGCGGAGAAATTCCTCAACTTCGTCGTCCGCGAAGTGATCCGCCACCACGAACAGATCGCCGCAGCCAACGGCGTGACGAAAACCGGCTGA
- the ffh gene encoding signal recognition particle protein, which yields MFESLQERLGSILNGLTGRGALSEADVSAALREVRRALLEADVALEVVRSFTDKVREKAVGAAVLKSIKPGQMVVKIVHDELVDMLGAEGVAIDLNAPAPVVIMMVGLQGSGKTTTSAKIAKRLTERQNKKVLMASLDTRRPAAQEQLRQLGEQVKVATLPIIAGQNPVDIARRAVQAAKLGGHDVVILDTAGRTHIDEPLMVEMADIKKVSSPHEILLVADSLTGQDAVNLAKSFDERVGITGLVLTRMDGDGRGGAALSMRAVTGKPIKLIGTGEKMDGLEEFHPKRIADRILGMGDIVSLVEKAAENIDAEQAAAMAKKMQSGKFDLNDLAQQLQQMSKMGGMGGIMGMMPGMGKMKDQMAAAGLDDKMFGRQLAIISSMTKAERANPDMLKHSRKKRIAAGSGTDAAEINKLLKMHRGMADMMKAMGGKGKGGGLMRGMMGGLASKMGLGGMMPGGMGGMPDLSKMDPKQLEALQKQAQAAGLGGMKGLPGPGGGGLPGLPGGMKLPGLPGLGGGGLPGLGKKK from the coding sequence ATGTTTGAGTCCCTACAAGAGCGCCTTGGCTCCATCCTGAACGGCCTCACCGGTCGCGGCGCGCTGTCGGAGGCTGATGTCTCGGCGGCGCTGCGCGAGGTGCGCCGTGCGCTGCTCGAGGCCGACGTGGCGCTGGAAGTGGTGCGGTCCTTCACCGACAAGGTGCGCGAAAAGGCCGTCGGCGCCGCGGTGCTGAAGTCGATCAAGCCCGGCCAGATGGTCGTCAAGATCGTCCATGACGAGCTGGTCGACATGCTGGGCGCCGAGGGCGTCGCCATCGACCTCAATGCGCCGGCGCCTGTCGTCATCATGATGGTCGGCCTGCAGGGCTCCGGCAAGACGACCACCTCGGCCAAGATCGCCAAGCGGCTGACCGAGCGTCAGAACAAGAAAGTCCTGATGGCCTCGCTCGACACGCGGCGTCCGGCGGCGCAGGAGCAACTGCGCCAGCTCGGCGAGCAGGTCAAGGTCGCGACGCTGCCGATCATTGCTGGCCAGAACCCGGTCGATATCGCCAGGCGTGCGGTGCAGGCGGCCAAGCTCGGCGGCCATGACGTCGTCATCCTCGACACCGCCGGCCGCACCCATATCGACGAGCCGCTGATGGTCGAGATGGCAGACATCAAGAAGGTGTCGAGCCCGCACGAGATCCTGCTGGTCGCCGATTCGCTGACCGGCCAGGACGCCGTCAACCTGGCGAAGAGTTTCGACGAACGCGTCGGCATCACCGGCCTTGTGCTGACCCGCATGGACGGCGACGGCCGTGGCGGTGCGGCCCTTTCGATGCGCGCCGTCACTGGCAAGCCGATCAAGCTGATCGGTACCGGCGAAAAGATGGACGGGCTGGAGGAATTCCACCCCAAGCGCATCGCCGACCGCATCCTCGGCATGGGCGACATCGTCTCGCTGGTCGAGAAGGCCGCCGAGAACATCGACGCCGAGCAGGCGGCGGCGATGGCCAAGAAGATGCAGTCGGGCAAGTTCGACCTGAACGACCTCGCCCAGCAGCTTCAGCAGATGTCGAAAATGGGCGGCATGGGCGGCATCATGGGCATGATGCCGGGCATGGGCAAGATGAAGGACCAGATGGCCGCCGCCGGTCTCGACGACAAGATGTTCGGCCGTCAGCTCGCCATCATCTCCTCGATGACCAAGGCCGAGCGCGCCAACCCCGACATGCTCAAGCACTCGCGCAAGAAGCGCATCGCCGCCGGCTCCGGCACCGATGCCGCCGAGATCAACAAGCTGCTCAAGATGCATCGCGGCATGGCCGACATGATGAAGGCGATGGGCGGCAAGGGCAAAGGCGGCGGCCTGATGCGCGGCATGATGGGCGGCCTCGCCTCGAAAATGGGCCTCGGCGGCATGATGCCCGGCGGCATGGGCGGCATGCCCGATTTGTCGAAGATGGACCCCAAGCAGCTCGAAGCCTTGCAGAAGCAGGCGCAGGCCGCCGGCCTCGGCGGCATGAAGGGGTTGCCCGGTCCCGGCGGCGGTGGCCTGCCCGGCCTGCCTGGCGGCATGAAACTTCCGGGCCTTCCCGGCCTCGGCGGCGGCGGGCTGCCAGGTCTCGGGAAGAAAAAGTGA